A stretch of the Haloplanus aerogenes genome encodes the following:
- a CDS encoding DUF7534 family protein yields the protein MSPDWPRFLAVFAVLLVVVFVVGAVVSPPDPYTQLRAVGPGVVVALVVAYLVAIGGE from the coding sequence ATGTCCCCCGACTGGCCCCGCTTTCTCGCCGTCTTCGCCGTCCTCCTCGTCGTCGTGTTCGTCGTCGGCGCCGTCGTCTCGCCGCCCGATCCGTACACGCAACTCCGTGCGGTCGGTCCGGGCGTCGTCGTCGCCCTCGTCGTCGCGTATCTGGTCGCCATCGGCGGAGAATAG
- a CDS encoding archaemetzincin family Zn-dependent metalloprotease: MLVDIVPIGDVPAQVKREASAGLRSVYDCEVSVHDAQPIPDGAYDRSRKQYRAEEFIELASRIGSGEKNIGITPEDLYYRRRNYVFGLAYLNGNGSVVSTYRLQTSSDGGITSKPQSEVFADRVRKEIVHEIGHTVGLEHCDNERCVMSFSPTVREVDKKEETLCGSCNRTLF, encoded by the coding sequence ATGCTCGTCGACATCGTGCCGATCGGGGACGTTCCGGCACAGGTGAAACGCGAGGCTTCTGCCGGGCTTCGGTCCGTCTACGACTGCGAGGTGAGCGTCCACGACGCGCAACCCATCCCCGACGGCGCGTACGACCGAAGCCGCAAGCAGTACCGGGCCGAGGAGTTCATCGAACTCGCGAGTCGAATCGGCTCCGGCGAGAAGAACATCGGCATCACCCCCGAAGACCTCTACTACCGCCGCCGCAACTACGTGTTCGGCCTCGCCTACCTCAACGGCAACGGCTCCGTCGTCTCCACCTATCGCCTCCAGACCTCCTCCGACGGCGGCATCACCTCCAAACCCCAGTCGGAAGTGTTCGCGGACCGCGTCCGCAAGGAGATCGTTCACGAGATCGGCCATACCGTCGGCCTCGAACACTGCGACAACGAACGCTGCGTGATGAGTTTCTCGCCCACCGTCCGCGAGGTCGACAAGAAAGAGGAGACGCTGTGTGGCTCCTGTAACCGGACGCTGTTTTAA
- the hisE gene encoding phosphoribosyl-ATP diphosphatase — protein MSDDADADTEAVLDALFATIEDRRDELPEGSYTASLFTHEKGENATLEKIGEEATEVILAAKDDDREELVAESADLVYHLLVLLAMKDLTVDDLRAELKDRF, from the coding sequence GTGAGCGACGACGCCGACGCCGATACCGAGGCCGTCCTCGACGCCCTCTTTGCCACCATCGAGGATCGCCGGGACGAACTCCCCGAGGGCTCTTACACCGCGTCGCTGTTCACCCACGAGAAAGGCGAGAACGCGACGTTGGAGAAAATCGGCGAGGAGGCGACCGAGGTCATTCTCGCGGCGAAAGACGACGACCGGGAAGAACTCGTGGCGGAGTCGGCCGATCTGGTCTACCATCTGCTCGTTCTCTTGGCGATGAAGGATCTGACCGTCGACGACCTGCGAGCGGAACTGAAAGACCGGTTCTAG
- a CDS encoding YbhB/YbcL family Raf kinase inhibitor-like protein has translation MELSSPAFRDGDPIPEEYGYTEGNVNPLLEISDVPSEAESLVLVVDDPDAVEPAGKIWIHWLVWNVDPTRKRIPEDWSTDTSSAVEGENDYGEVGYGGPNPPDREHTYRFRLFALDDTLNVREGGSLDDLERAMEGHVVDEALYEGTYAP, from the coding sequence ATGGAGCTATCCAGCCCTGCGTTCCGAGACGGCGACCCCATCCCCGAGGAGTACGGCTACACCGAAGGCAACGTCAACCCGCTGCTGGAGATTTCGGACGTGCCGAGCGAGGCCGAATCGCTCGTCCTCGTCGTCGACGACCCCGACGCGGTCGAACCCGCGGGGAAGATCTGGATTCACTGGCTGGTGTGGAACGTCGACCCGACGCGCAAGCGGATTCCGGAGGACTGGTCGACCGACACGTCGTCGGCCGTCGAAGGCGAGAACGACTACGGCGAGGTGGGCTACGGCGGCCCCAACCCGCCGGACCGCGAACACACCTACCGCTTCCGCCTGTTCGCGCTCGACGACACGCTCAACGTGCGAGAAGGCGGGTCGCTCGACGACCTCGAACGGGCGATGGAAGGCCACGTCGTCGACGAGGCGCTCTACGAGGGGACTTACGCGCCTTAA
- a CDS encoding UPF0146 family protein has protein sequence MTAARSELATRLAAYDRLLEVGIGRRPEVAATLVDAGCAVTAIDVFDAPVPDGVDFVRDDVVARAERLDGHPGDPYHVDAVYALNCPAELQRPARDVARAAGADFLFTTLGFEEPVIPVDRETVGGETLYAATVRHR, from the coding sequence GTGACGGCCGCGCGCTCGGAACTCGCTACCCGCCTCGCCGCCTACGACCGCCTCCTCGAAGTCGGCATCGGCCGGCGTCCGGAGGTAGCGGCCACCCTCGTCGACGCCGGCTGTGCGGTGACCGCTATCGACGTGTTCGACGCTCCCGTCCCCGACGGCGTCGACTTCGTCCGCGACGACGTGGTCGCGCGGGCCGAACGGCTGGACGGCCACCCCGGCGATCCCTACCACGTCGACGCCGTCTACGCCCTGAACTGCCCGGCCGAACTTCAGCGACCCGCCCGCGACGTGGCCCGCGCCGCCGGCGCCGACTTCCTGTTCACCACCCTCGGCTTCGAGGAACCCGTGATCCCCGTCGACCGCGAGACGGTGGGCGGGGAGACGTTGTATGCCGCCACTGTGCGTCATAGATAG
- a CDS encoding TIGR01548 family HAD-type hydrolase — translation MDVDAVVLDIDGVLVDVADSYRRAIVESVDRVYGQTVDDAAIQQFKNAGGFNNDWELTYAAALFVLAHDTGYDADVTAFTDAIAEAGGGLDAAEAVIRDAAVDDAAVFDRWSPDRLRDVFQALYLGADLYRDLEGGEPPFETRGYIHDEPVLIEAATIDALTDRFAVGVLTGRPAAEAEIALDRVGLSVPDAHRFTMDDWEEGKPHPRALVTLAERLDAASVAFAGDTLDDVRTAVNAAEADPDRTYHGIGVLTGGLTGEDGRRAYEDADAAAVVETVNDLPDLLS, via the coding sequence ATGGACGTAGATGCGGTCGTCCTCGACATCGACGGGGTGCTCGTGGACGTGGCGGACTCCTACCGCCGCGCCATCGTCGAGTCCGTCGACCGGGTGTACGGGCAGACGGTCGACGACGCGGCGATTCAGCAGTTCAAGAACGCCGGCGGCTTCAACAACGACTGGGAACTCACCTACGCTGCGGCGCTGTTCGTCCTCGCGCACGACACGGGTTACGACGCCGACGTGACGGCGTTCACCGACGCCATCGCGGAGGCGGGTGGCGGCCTCGACGCCGCCGAAGCGGTGATCCGTGACGCCGCCGTCGACGACGCAGCCGTCTTCGATCGCTGGAGCCCCGACCGCCTCCGCGACGTGTTCCAGGCGCTCTACCTCGGTGCCGACCTCTACCGCGATCTGGAGGGCGGCGAGCCACCGTTCGAGACGCGGGGCTACATCCACGACGAACCCGTCCTGATCGAGGCGGCGACCATCGACGCCCTCACCGACCGGTTCGCCGTCGGCGTGTTGACGGGGCGCCCCGCCGCCGAAGCCGAAATCGCGCTCGACCGCGTCGGTCTCTCCGTTCCCGACGCCCACCGGTTCACGATGGACGACTGGGAAGAGGGCAAACCCCACCCCCGCGCGCTGGTGACGCTGGCCGAGCGACTGGACGCAGCCAGCGTGGCTTTCGCTGGCGACACTCTCGACGACGTGCGCACCGCCGTCAACGCCGCCGAGGCCGACCCCGACCGGACGTACCACGGGATCGGCGTCCTCACCGGCGGCCTGACCGGTGAAGACGGGCGACGAGCGTACGAGGACGCCGACGCCGCGGCGGTGGTCGAGACGGTGAACGACCTGCCTGATTTACTGTCGTGA
- the hmgA gene encoding hydroxymethylglutaryl-CoA reductase (NADPH), protein MTEDNVDDLIRRVRDGDLRFHELEEHADADTAATARRRLVESDAGVDLDAVGAYGFPADRADANIENMIGAAQIPMGVAGPVTVHGGAVEGERYLPMATTEGALLASVNRGCSVIDAAGGATARVTKSGMTRAPVFRVDDVAEAEALVEWVRDNEDALREAAEATTSHGELTDVTPYVVGDSVFLRFRYDTKDAMGMNMATIATRAAAEEVEAATTASLIALSGNLCTDKKPAAINAVEGRGRSVTADVVIPRDTVEERLHTTPEAVAEVNTRKNLVGSAKAGSLGFNAHVANVVAAMFLATGQDAAQVVEGSNAITTAEVREDGLYVSVSLASLEVGTVGGGTKLPTQGEGLELLGVAGGGDPPGSNADALAECVAVGALAGELSLLAALGSRHLSSAHESLGR, encoded by the coding sequence ATGACCGAGGACAACGTGGACGACCTGATTCGGCGCGTCCGCGACGGTGACCTCCGCTTCCACGAACTCGAAGAACACGCCGACGCGGACACGGCGGCGACCGCCCGGCGGCGACTCGTCGAATCGGACGCTGGCGTCGACCTCGACGCCGTCGGCGCGTACGGCTTCCCGGCCGACCGCGCCGACGCCAACATCGAGAACATGATCGGCGCGGCCCAGATCCCGATGGGCGTCGCCGGCCCCGTCACCGTCCACGGCGGTGCGGTCGAGGGCGAGCGCTACCTCCCGATGGCGACGACGGAGGGGGCGCTCCTCGCCAGCGTCAACCGCGGCTGTTCCGTCATCGACGCCGCCGGCGGTGCGACGGCCCGTGTCACCAAATCGGGGATGACCCGCGCACCCGTCTTCCGCGTCGACGACGTGGCCGAAGCCGAAGCGCTCGTCGAGTGGGTGCGGGACAACGAGGACGCCCTCCGCGAGGCCGCCGAGGCGACGACGAGTCACGGCGAACTGACGGACGTGACCCCCTACGTCGTCGGCGACTCGGTCTTCCTCCGGTTCCGCTACGACACCAAGGACGCGATGGGGATGAACATGGCCACCATCGCCACCCGGGCGGCCGCCGAGGAGGTGGAGGCGGCGACGACCGCCTCGCTGATCGCCCTCTCGGGCAACCTGTGTACGGACAAGAAGCCCGCGGCGATCAACGCCGTCGAGGGGCGGGGTCGAAGCGTCACCGCCGACGTGGTCATTCCCCGGGACACCGTCGAGGAGCGCCTGCACACGACGCCCGAAGCGGTGGCCGAAGTGAACACGCGCAAGAACCTCGTCGGGAGCGCGAAGGCGGGGAGTCTCGGCTTCAACGCCCACGTCGCCAACGTCGTCGCCGCGATGTTCCTCGCGACGGGGCAGGACGCGGCGCAGGTGGTCGAGGGATCGAACGCCATCACGACCGCCGAAGTGCGCGAAGACGGCCTCTACGTCTCCGTCTCGCTCGCCAGTCTGGAAGTCGGGACGGTCGGCGGCGGGACGAAACTCCCGACACAGGGCGAGGGACTGGAACTGCTGGGCGTGGCAGGCGGCGGCGACCCGCCGGGATCGAACGCCGACGCCCTCGCCGAATGTGTCGCCGTCGGCGCCCTCGCGGGCGAACTCTCCCTGCTCGCGGCGCTCGGCTCCCGCCACCTCTCCTCGGCCCACGAGTCGCTGGGGCGCTGA
- a CDS encoding ArsR/SmtB family transcription factor has translation MTDDTESLRPDDAFTLLADRTRIKIIRALGDASTPGVPETLPFSELRRRADISGSGRFNYHLGKLVDQFVEETDDGYRLSYPGVRVYQAIKAGTFTDRVQIDPFELDGNCHVCGASQEAAYRESMFRVRCSGDCGAIFYKYFCPPSSLTERDREGVLRAANEHIQREIASMAKGVCPWCCGHMTSRILPTDAEMPHRENPAIDHRVLHVCDTCDGAIYTRLGGLLVTHPAVVSFFYDHGVDVTRRHIWALPFAASDERTTITDTGPWRATVRVECEGDTLRVRLDEGPSVIDATHVD, from the coding sequence GTGACTGACGACACCGAGAGCCTGCGTCCCGACGACGCCTTCACCCTGTTGGCCGACCGGACGCGCATCAAAATTATCAGAGCGCTCGGGGACGCCTCCACGCCCGGCGTGCCGGAGACGCTCCCCTTCTCCGAGTTGCGACGCCGGGCCGACATATCGGGGAGCGGCCGGTTCAACTACCACCTCGGCAAGTTAGTGGACCAGTTCGTCGAGGAGACGGACGACGGCTACCGGCTGAGCTACCCCGGAGTGCGCGTGTATCAGGCGATCAAGGCGGGGACGTTCACCGACCGGGTGCAGATCGACCCGTTCGAACTCGACGGGAACTGCCACGTCTGTGGCGCGTCACAGGAGGCCGCCTACCGCGAGAGCATGTTTCGGGTGCGGTGTAGCGGCGACTGCGGCGCGATCTTCTACAAGTACTTCTGCCCGCCCAGTAGCCTGACCGAACGGGACCGCGAGGGCGTTCTCCGGGCGGCCAACGAGCACATCCAACGCGAAATCGCGTCGATGGCGAAAGGCGTCTGTCCGTGGTGTTGTGGCCACATGACCTCGCGCATCCTCCCGACGGACGCCGAGATGCCCCACCGCGAAAACCCCGCCATCGACCACCGCGTCCTGCACGTCTGTGACACCTGCGACGGCGCCATCTACACGCGACTGGGCGGCCTCCTCGTGACCCACCCGGCCGTGGTTTCCTTCTTCTACGATCACGGCGTCGACGTGACCCGTCGCCACATCTGGGCGCTCCCCTTTGCGGCCTCCGACGAGCGGACCACCATCACCGACACCGGCCCGTGGCGGGCGACGGTGCGGGTCGAATGCGAGGGCGACACCCTCCGCGTTCGTCTCGACGAGGGGCCGTCGGTGATCGACGCGACACACGTAGATTAA
- a CDS encoding helix-turn-helix transcriptional regulator, translated as MPDTALEYLAGSSVRPATLAAFREHGRLSLRNLDDRVSASRRTLKRTLTTMESRGWIRRVDGVYEFTALGDAIFDAYETFRDRERLAERVRPFLEHTPAEAFDLDIDALADANVVAPDDDPTAPVDRLMELRAEAARLREYAPFLLIDSVRQLAARVDNGQSAPDVTLVLETGRPGGTTPEYRERFETLASAPSVDICRYPDGVPFAFGVADGHAFIGAADLDGMPCALLEGDSPELVAWVERTLDDYLDAAKPLTPE; from the coding sequence ATGCCGGACACCGCGCTCGAATATCTGGCTGGCTCGTCCGTTCGGCCAGCGACTCTCGCGGCGTTCCGGGAGCACGGTCGGCTCTCGCTCCGGAATCTGGACGACCGAGTGTCGGCCTCCCGGCGCACGCTCAAGCGCACGCTGACCACGATGGAGTCGCGTGGCTGGATTCGGCGGGTCGACGGCGTGTACGAGTTCACGGCGCTCGGCGATGCTATCTTCGACGCCTACGAGACGTTCCGGGACCGTGAACGCCTCGCCGAGCGTGTTCGGCCGTTTCTGGAACACACTCCCGCCGAGGCGTTCGACCTCGATATCGACGCCCTGGCCGACGCGAACGTGGTCGCTCCCGACGACGATCCGACCGCGCCGGTCGACCGACTGATGGAACTGCGCGCCGAGGCGGCACGGCTCCGGGAGTACGCCCCCTTTCTCCTCATCGATAGCGTCCGACAACTCGCCGCCCGCGTCGACAACGGGCAATCAGCACCGGACGTGACGCTCGTGCTCGAAACCGGGCGTCCGGGTGGGACCACCCCCGAGTACCGCGAGCGTTTCGAGACGCTGGCGTCCGCCCCCAGCGTCGACATCTGTCGCTATCCCGACGGCGTCCCGTTCGCGTTCGGCGTCGCCGACGGCCACGCGTTCATCGGCGCGGCGGACCTCGACGGCATGCCCTGTGCGCTGCTCGAAGGCGACTCGCCCGAACTCGTCGCGTGGGTCGAGCGGACCCTCGACGACTACCTCGACGCGGCGAAGCCACTGACGCCCGAGTAA
- a CDS encoding DUF5817 domain-containing protein → MYAVVGCNDCHALWLLEDPDAAETATCPRCQRRHRTAKLKRLFTADDRDTAREARAAMLADAADATDAFDSTPSVAEMEVDTDAAVVDDDEYLDAAGIDADEVAAAGERSTAGRGSRSRPDIVRDALRTLDAPDEDDVVAYASEHGVPEDAAVDLLDRLVRRGEVTEHGGTYRLL, encoded by the coding sequence ATGTACGCGGTGGTCGGCTGCAACGACTGTCACGCGCTGTGGTTGCTCGAAGACCCCGACGCGGCCGAGACGGCGACCTGTCCCCGGTGCCAGCGGCGACACCGGACGGCGAAGCTCAAGCGCCTGTTCACGGCCGACGACCGCGATACCGCCCGTGAGGCGCGGGCGGCGATGCTCGCTGACGCCGCCGACGCGACGGACGCCTTCGACTCCACCCCCTCCGTGGCCGAGATGGAGGTCGACACCGACGCCGCCGTCGTCGACGACGACGAGTATCTCGACGCGGCCGGCATCGACGCCGACGAAGTCGCCGCCGCGGGCGAGCGGTCGACGGCCGGACGTGGGTCGCGGAGCCGCCCCGACATCGTCCGCGACGCCCTCCGCACGCTCGACGCGCCCGACGAAGACGACGTGGTGGCGTACGCGAGCGAACACGGCGTCCCCGAAGACGCGGCGGTCGACCTGCTCGACCGGCTGGTTCGACGGGGAGAGGTAACCGAACACGGCGGGACCTACCGGCTGTTATAA
- a CDS encoding beta-class carbonic anhydrase: MSGGDHDHDHEPGHHHEGVDAGVEARDDWARRRRKGIPTDKQLLVVACMDERIPVEEALGLDLGDAQIYRNAGGKVTDDVIRSAALTTQFFDTEEIIVVNHTDCGMMSAPDDAVVEGLEAAAGGSLDDVALDPSLPDLTIGDAAVADWVRMTDDIDEACAAQVRYLEEHPLIDATVHGYIYEVESGHLRHPGGRIAEEISTRVE; this comes from the coding sequence ATGTCTGGCGGAGACCACGACCACGACCACGAACCGGGCCACCACCACGAGGGCGTCGACGCCGGCGTCGAGGCTCGCGACGACTGGGCGCGCCGCCGACGCAAGGGGATTCCCACCGACAAGCAACTCCTCGTCGTCGCCTGCATGGACGAGCGCATCCCCGTCGAAGAGGCGCTCGGCCTCGACCTCGGCGACGCCCAGATCTACCGCAACGCCGGCGGGAAGGTGACCGACGACGTGATCCGCTCCGCGGCGCTCACGACCCAGTTTTTCGACACCGAGGAGATCATCGTCGTCAACCACACCGACTGCGGTATGATGAGCGCGCCGGACGACGCCGTCGTCGAGGGACTGGAAGCCGCCGCCGGCGGGAGCCTCGACGACGTGGCCCTCGATCCGTCCCTCCCCGATCTGACCATCGGCGACGCCGCCGTGGCCGACTGGGTGCGCATGACGGACGATATCGACGAGGCCTGTGCCGCGCAGGTTCGCTATCTGGAGGAACACCCGCTGATCGACGCCACGGTCCACGGGTACATCTACGAGGTGGAGAGCGGCCACCTCCGCCACCCCGGCGGCCGCATCGCCGAGGAGATCAGCACTCGCGTCGAGTAA
- a CDS encoding preprotein translocase subunit Sec61beta, with translation MSGSQSGGLMSSAGLVRYFDAEDRNAIRIDPKTVVAFGVLFGVLVQILNVVSL, from the coding sequence ATGAGTGGGAGCCAGAGCGGCGGCCTGATGTCGAGTGCGGGCCTCGTTCGCTACTTCGACGCCGAGGACCGTAACGCCATCCGGATCGACCCCAAGACCGTGGTCGCGTTCGGCGTTCTCTTCGGCGTCCTCGTGCAGATTCTGAACGTCGTCTCGCTGTAA
- the pdxT gene encoding pyridoxal 5'-phosphate synthase glutaminase subunit PdxT: MSAGVRIGVVAVQGNVSEHVDAIERAAAATGYDVEVVEIRDSGIVPDCDALALPGGESTTISRLLRLEGIDEEIVAHAEAGKPILATCAGLIVASRDARDDRVETLDLLDAEVDRNAFGRQVDSFEAGLDVAGLDDPFHAVFIRAPVVDEVGPGVEVLATWEGRPVAVRDGPVVATAFHPELTDDYRIHRLALFDRLDADADTEAEAEA, translated from the coding sequence ATGTCGGCGGGCGTTCGGATCGGCGTCGTGGCCGTTCAGGGCAACGTGAGCGAACACGTCGACGCAATCGAACGGGCAGCGGCCGCCACGGGATACGACGTCGAGGTGGTCGAGATCCGCGACTCGGGGATCGTCCCCGACTGTGACGCCCTCGCGCTCCCCGGCGGCGAATCGACGACTATCTCCCGGCTTCTGCGGCTGGAGGGCATCGACGAGGAAATCGTCGCCCACGCCGAGGCCGGGAAGCCGATTCTCGCGACCTGTGCCGGCCTGATCGTCGCCTCGCGCGACGCCCGTGACGACCGAGTCGAGACGCTGGATCTGCTCGACGCCGAAGTCGACCGCAACGCCTTCGGTCGACAGGTCGACAGCTTCGAGGCCGGCCTCGACGTGGCAGGCCTCGACGACCCCTTCCACGCCGTCTTCATCCGTGCGCCCGTCGTCGACGAGGTGGGGCCGGGAGTCGAGGTGCTGGCGACGTGGGAGGGCCGCCCGGTCGCGGTGCGTGACGGACCGGTGGTGGCGACGGCGTTCCACCCCGAACTCACCGACGACTACCGCATCCACCGGTTGGCGCTGTTCGACCGACTCGACGCCGACGCCGACACTGAAGCGGAGGCCGAAGCGTGA
- a CDS encoding COG1361 S-layer family protein, translated as MTARRKVAGVVVALGLLSAAVAPALAVQQVIGSPDIDVFSPDNEVRPGEEGSLPVYLSNSGRLRQSGPEEYVDRVTTARGLTFTVSDGNAPIDVRTGRYPVGSVPVGSEGPFSVSITVAENATPGTYRIPVRVRYTYTLMVDYSTSPANFVDSTQDRRYYLTVVVRDVPRFEVVDTSSRVGVGGRGNVSITVENVGTDPARDATVQLSSPSDEVLLGTRSTSSRAFTGTWRPAERRTFEFVARTTSDAVVREYPLTATVSYRDRDGIERTSRELTTGVTPLPEQTFTVSNLSTTLYVGEPGTVRGTITNTGPRPVTDASLVYTPTNPNLAPADREVALGRLAPGEQASFAYEVTVSDRATATAQQLNLSVRYRNERGDRQVSDPLEPTVTVAPERTWLAVTPVDNTFAIDTDNRLTVRIRNVQRVPLRNVVARLAVDAPFETESRVAYVDALDPEETATLAFELTVSEDAVPTQSSVRLNVTADRPDGETILLDTYDVPVTVAAESGPTDTAVFVGGALAALALLAGGWLWLRR; from the coding sequence ATGACGGCCCGTCGCAAAGTCGCCGGCGTCGTCGTCGCGCTCGGTCTCCTGTCGGCGGCCGTCGCCCCCGCCCTCGCGGTGCAGCAAGTGATCGGATCGCCCGACATCGACGTGTTCAGCCCCGACAACGAGGTGCGTCCCGGCGAGGAGGGTTCCCTTCCTGTCTACCTCTCGAACAGCGGTCGCCTGCGCCAGTCCGGTCCCGAGGAGTACGTCGACCGCGTGACGACGGCCCGCGGGCTGACCTTCACCGTCTCGGATGGGAACGCCCCGATTGACGTGCGAACGGGTCGCTATCCGGTCGGGAGCGTTCCGGTCGGGAGTGAAGGCCCCTTCTCCGTCTCCATCACCGTCGCCGAGAACGCGACGCCCGGCACCTACCGCATCCCGGTTCGTGTCCGGTACACGTACACGCTCATGGTGGATTACAGCACGTCGCCGGCGAACTTCGTCGACAGCACGCAGGACCGCCGCTACTATCTGACCGTCGTCGTCCGCGACGTGCCGCGATTCGAGGTGGTCGATACGTCGTCGCGGGTGGGCGTCGGCGGGCGGGGCAACGTCTCCATCACCGTCGAAAACGTCGGCACCGACCCTGCCCGCGACGCGACGGTACAGCTCTCGTCGCCGTCCGACGAGGTGTTGCTCGGCACGCGGTCGACCAGTTCGCGGGCGTTCACCGGCACTTGGCGCCCTGCCGAGCGGCGCACCTTCGAGTTCGTCGCGCGGACCACGTCCGACGCCGTCGTCCGGGAGTATCCCCTGACTGCCACCGTCTCGTATCGGGACCGGGACGGCATCGAGCGCACCTCGCGGGAGCTGACGACGGGCGTTACCCCGCTTCCGGAGCAGACGTTCACGGTGTCGAACCTCTCGACGACGCTCTACGTCGGCGAACCCGGCACCGTCCGGGGGACGATCACGAACACCGGGCCGCGGCCGGTGACCGACGCCAGCCTCGTCTACACCCCCACGAACCCGAACCTCGCCCCCGCCGACCGGGAAGTCGCGCTGGGTCGCCTCGCCCCCGGCGAGCAGGCGTCGTTCGCCTACGAGGTGACCGTGTCGGATCGCGCGACGGCGACCGCCCAGCAGCTCAACCTCTCCGTCCGGTACCGCAACGAGCGGGGGGATCGGCAGGTGAGCGACCCGCTGGAGCCGACAGTCACGGTCGCCCCCGAACGGACGTGGCTGGCGGTGACACCCGTGGATAACACGTTCGCTATCGACACCGACAACCGCCTGACGGTCCGGATTCGGAACGTCCAGCGCGTCCCGCTCCGGAACGTGGTCGCGCGCCTCGCCGTCGACGCCCCCTTCGAGACGGAGTCACGGGTCGCGTACGTTGACGCGCTCGACCCCGAGGAGACGGCGACGCTGGCGTTCGAACTCACCGTCTCCGAGGACGCCGTCCCGACGCAGTCGTCGGTCCGACTGAACGTCACGGCCGACCGTCCCGACGGCGAAACGATCCTCCTCGACACGTACGACGTGCCGGTCACCGTCGCGGCGGAGTCGGGGCCGACCGACACGGCCGTCTTCGTCGGCGGTGCCCTCGCCGCCCTCGCCCTCCTCGCCGGCGGGTGGCTGTGGCTCCGGCGGTAG
- the npdG gene encoding NADPH-dependent F420 reductase — MRIALLGGTGDIGEGLALRWAYHTDHEVVIGSRDPDKARAKAEEYETELSSRGVDCKINGFENAMAADRARVVVLAVPAYHVSDTVEAIADSLDDETILVTPATGMQRDDAGFHYNRPGAGSVTELVAGAAPADVPVVGAFHNLAAGRLADLDADLGIDTLLVADDPDAKDIVRLLADGIEGLRPLDAGGLANAAEIEALTPLLINVAMNNDDLHDLGVRFD; from the coding sequence ATGCGAATCGCACTACTCGGCGGGACCGGCGACATCGGTGAAGGGCTCGCCCTCCGGTGGGCCTACCACACCGACCACGAAGTCGTGATCGGCTCCCGCGACCCGGACAAGGCCCGCGCGAAAGCCGAGGAGTACGAAACCGAACTGTCGAGCCGTGGCGTCGACTGCAAGATCAACGGCTTCGAGAACGCGATGGCGGCCGACCGAGCGCGGGTGGTCGTCCTCGCCGTCCCCGCCTACCACGTCAGCGACACCGTCGAGGCCATCGCCGACAGCCTCGACGACGAGACCATCCTCGTCACGCCCGCGACGGGGATGCAACGCGACGACGCCGGCTTCCACTACAACCGCCCCGGCGCGGGGAGCGTGACGGAACTCGTCGCCGGCGCCGCCCCCGCCGACGTGCCCGTCGTCGGCGCGTTCCACAACCTCGCGGCCGGCCGGCTGGCCGATCTGGACGCCGACCTCGGCATCGACACCCTCCTCGTCGCCGACGACCCCGACGCCAAGGACATCGTGCGCCTCCTCGCCGACGGCATCGAGGGGCTTCGCCCCCTCGACGCCGGCGGCCTCGCCAACGCCGCCGAAATCGAGGCGTTGACGCCGCTCCTGATCAACGTCGCCATGAACAACGACGACCTCCACGACCTCGGCGTTCGGTTCGACTAG
- a CDS encoding VOC family protein, whose amino-acid sequence MDVLHTAIEVSDLDSTRAFYEDLLGLERSREYEKDGVKNYYVTGAGPGELQFRVVESVPDPAGIEHIAIVADDVDATVEEAVSAFGVTVEQEPRTLERVNRRLAILTDPDGYEIHLIEDLD is encoded by the coding sequence ATGGACGTTCTCCACACCGCCATCGAAGTGTCGGATCTCGACTCGACTCGCGCGTTCTACGAGGATCTGCTCGGCCTCGAACGGTCCCGTGAGTACGAGAAGGACGGCGTGAAAAACTACTACGTCACCGGCGCGGGACCGGGCGAACTCCAGTTTCGGGTCGTCGAGTCGGTACCCGATCCTGCGGGCATCGAGCACATCGCCATCGTGGCCGACGACGTGGACGCCACCGTCGAGGAAGCCGTCTCGGCGTTCGGCGTCACCGTCGAACAGGAACCGCGGACGCTGGAGCGCGTGAACCGCCGTCTCGCCATCCTGACCGACCCCGACGGGTACGAGATTCACCTGATCGAGGATCTGGACTAG